In Pochonia chlamydosporia 170 chromosome 3, whole genome shotgun sequence, the following are encoded in one genomic region:
- a CDS encoding FAD binding domain-containing protein (similar to Neosartorya fischeri NRRL 181 XP_001261609.1), with protein MVSLRKISILLAAIPASQAIAVDHNPSCRCRPHEKCWPSNRNWDALNSTIKGNLQAVRPVAAPCFRPSPNTALCTTAEHNSNNSVWRSAHPGAVQWTNWEAWPEQNQSCYFDQPQDVPCRQGRVSLYSALVENAQQIQAAVRFAAKYNLRLAIKNSGHCFLGRSTAPESLQISTNKMKSMKFTDKFVPEGAPSCDSKSFGSAVTIGAGVQLKELYEATTKHNVTVVAGLSHTVGAAGGYIQGGGHSPLGNWKGMASDNALEFKVVNAKASSPGELLTANNYKNKDLFWALRGGGGGTFGVVVSVTIRTFPDVPSGLVVLGFGTLATNLSAYWEMVRAFHTHLPSVSAAGGAGYYTISPKPTDLNGTQILLITGAFGFVNETNKAVIEKAMAPMVAEVNKYAAPGSVHNISMIPRVSDFILGALPDAADVTGGILTLGSRLVSRDFLLSKDGPTRLTNALRDISKLSPTVGYTGHVVAGGAAADKTIDSAVNPAWRKTLTHIAFGADWNSTTSAKEQKAIQEEMTNIKVEKLRVLEPDMGAYLNEADANEKDFQKSFWGANYKKLYRVKQTVDPDNLFIARKGVGSEDWDDAGLCRRMTKKMVQQY; from the exons ATGGTATCATTGCGCAAGATATCGATTCTGCTGGCTGCCATACCGGCGTCCCAAGCCATTGCCGTTGACCACAATCCTTCTTGTCGCTGTCGCCCTCACGAAAAATGCTGGCCGTCGAACAGAAATTGGGATGCCCTCAATTCTACCATCAAAGGCAATCTACAAGCCGTTCGTCCCGTTGCAGCACCATGTTTTAGGCCATCTCCCAACACCGCTCTGTGCACCACGGCCGAGCACAACTCCAACAATTCTGTTTGGCGATCCGCCCATCCTGGTGCTGTCCAATGGACAAACTGGGAGGCATGGCCAGAGCAAAACCAGAGTTGCTACTTTGATCAACCTCAGGATGTGCCTTGCAGACAGGGCCGCGTATCTTTGTACTCAGCCCTCGTGGAGAATGCACAACAGATACAAGCCGCTGTTCGCTTTGCAGCCAAGTACAACCTTCGACTGGCTATCAAGAACTCTGGCCATTGCTTCTTGGGGCGTTCAACTGCACCAGAGTCTCTGCAGATATCGACTAATAAGATGAAGAGTATGAAATTTACAGACAAATTCGTTCCAGAGGGTGCACCCAGCTGTGACTCAAAGTCCTTTGGTTCTGCTGTGACTATAGGCGCTGGAGTCCAGCTGAAGGAATTGTATGAGGCGACCACGAAACACAATGTGACCGTTGTTGCTGGACTGTCACATACAGTCGGTGCAGCCGGTGGTTACATCCAAGGCGGAGGACATTCACCGCTGGGGAATTGGAAAGGGATGGCTTCTGATAACGCATTGGAATTCAAGgttgtcaacgccaaggcAAGTTCTCCT GGCGAGCTGCTTACTGCCAACAACtacaagaacaaggacctCTTCTGGGCGCTccgcggaggaggaggcggcaCGTTCGGCGTGGTCGTCAGTGTCACTATTCGCACATTCCCAGACGTACCCAGTGGTCTTGTGGTGCTCGGCTTCGGTACTCTCGCAACCAACTTATCTGCATACTGGGAGATGGTTAGGGCCTTCCACACTCACCTCCCATCTGTTTCTGCAGCCGGAGGAGCGGGCTACTACACCATCAGCCCAAAGCCAACAGACCTCAATGGCACACAGATACTCCTAATAACAGGGGCATTCGGATTCGTCAACGAGACAAATAAGGCGGTCATTGAAAAGGCCATGGCGCCCATGGTGGCAGAAGTCAATAAATATGCTGCCCCAGGATCAGTCCACAACATCTCCATGATCCCCCGAGTCTCAgacttcatcctcggcgcACTCCCAGATGCGGCCGACGTCACAGGCGGCATCCTCACGCTCGGCTCCCGCCTAGTTTCTCGAGATTTCCTTCTCTCCAAAGACGGCCCAACACGTCTCACAAACGCGCTTAGGGATATTTCCAAGTTGTCACCCACCGTCGGATACACAGGCCACGTCGTGGCTGGCGGAGCAGCTGCCGACAAGACCATCGACTCAGCTGTCAATCCTGCCTGGCGGAAGACCCTCACCCATATTGCGTTTGGGGCAGATTGGAATAGCACTACGTCTGCAAAGGAGCAAAAGGCTATCCAGGAGGAAATGACGAATATCAAAGTAGAAAAGCTGCGAGTGCTGGAGCCGGACATGGGTGCTTACTTGAACGAAGCTGATGCCAACGAGAAGGACTTTCAGAAATCCTTTTGGGGCGCCAACTACAAGAAGCTGTATCGGGTGAAGCAGACTGTTGATCCGGATAATTTGTTCATTGCGCGGAAGGGGGTTGGAAGTGAGGACTGGGATGACGCGGGTTTGTGTaggaggatgacgaagaagatggtgcAGCAGTATTAG
- a CDS encoding GCN5-related N-acetyltransferase (GNAT) domain-containing protein (similar to Metarhizium robertsii ARSEF 23 XP_007822534.1) — MSSKIDASSSYSVDYSTTDVVNAWRTPRLEFIKIDKNDPNIREFLPQTEQDPVVLSLASSRFLAPNSQADLDDSLDFFTKALLGVAICLRPTEEEQETSPEKKKPTIIGTMCLGWGGLNPRNAHNRSAHMGIVLAKPYQNKGYGREAINWMVDWAFKHAGLHTVCMIAASYNQRGIHLYQDIGFRLEGRRKEVCYFNRGWYDELDFGMTEHEWEKLRGISS, encoded by the coding sequence ATGTCATCCAAAATCGACGCCAGCTCTTCCTACAGCGTAGACTACTCAACCACAGACGTAGTCAACGCCTGGCGCACCCCCCGCCTAGAATTCATCAAAATCGACAAAAACGACCCCAACATACGAGAGTTCCTCCCACAAACAGAACAAGACCCCGTCGTCCTCTCCCTCGCATCAAGCCGCTTCCTCGCACCCAACAGCCAGGCCGACCTAGACGACAGCCTAGACTTCTTCACCAAGGCCCTCCTAGGAGTGGCCATCTGTCTGCGCCCCACGgaggaagaacaagaaacaTCaccggagaagaagaagcccacCATCATTGGGACCATGTGTCTGGGCTGGGGGGGTCTTAACCCACGGAATGCGCATAATCGCTCTGCGCACATGGGCATCGTGCTCGCGAAGCCGTATCAGAATAAAGGGTACGGCAGGGAGGCGATCAATTGGATGGTTGATTGGGCGTTTAAGCATGCTGGGCTACATACCGTGTGTATGATTGCTGCTAGTTATAATCAAAGAGGGATTCACTTGTATCAGGATATTGGGTTTCGGCTGGAGGGACGGAGGAAGGAGGTGTGCTATTTTAATCGTGGATGGTATGATGAGTTGGATTTTGGCATGACGGAGCATGAGTGGGAGAAGTTGCGTGGTATTTCTTCCTAG
- a CDS encoding branched-chain amino acid aminotransferase (similar to Metarhizium acridum CQMa 102 XP_007807663.1) yields MSLLNDTGDIFRDAGHLAPDQEVSRGRKRSRSSSRVGRSRSLRPDESSTLRGRSPRRATSPFPLPSRNTSPSILRSPTSQILLYNQLRRVRREHCPSRTASPGDRSLRRSQRTRSRSRGPRRDHEPVRSPDIQSSLRNEVLYEHQDGSKNTVQQ; encoded by the coding sequence ATGTCACTTCTCAACGACACCGGTGACATTTTTCGAGATGCTGGGCATCTTGCACCGGACCAGGAGGTCTCCAGGGGTCGCAAGAGGTCTCGAAGCTCGTCCAGAGTCGGCAGATCCAGGTCCCTTCGGCCCGACGAGTCTAGCACGCTCCGAGGAAGATCACCACGTCGTGCTACGTCTCCATTCCCGTTGCCTTCTCGAAACACCTCTCCTTCCATCTTGAGGTCGCCCACCAGCCAAATCTTATTGTACAACCAACTACGACGGGTTCGCAGGGAGCATTGCCCGTCTCGGACTGCCTCCCCCGGCGATCGAAGCTTGCGACGAAGTcaaaggacaagaagtcgCAGCCGAGGGCCCCGACGGGACCATGAGCCTGTTCGATCCCCAGATATTCAATCTAGCTTGCGAAACGAGGTTTTGTACGAGCACCAAGATGGCTCCAAGAATACAGTTCAGCAATGA
- a CDS encoding translation regulator (Cya5) (similar to Cordyceps militaris CM01 XP_006667658.1) — protein MLERTAASLESCNLQRVLPKPTRSAKRCRRLHTGFWQHGASAIELTSIWPVQTRGSQGVLEAVDPSSQPLQAGLLASTFLLDFLYPFPSGAYAYLRRLYPALTRPRSENQSFGTSRRRNFTSTAVATEVDTSAALLRCSDSVGQKSSPIRGYASGSDSSATSEIADSATQIPTTASVSPDEPVRANGYSRNSREVCLETLTDHLSRPEDKMYSDVWDLYCRLDDDHKQGQKASVVAYLSTSQGIVDTGRAISLLRQIPMETWDEKLQTVGVLLHLQAGDEAAAIDVLNSGLKTRSCAGGFKYLVEYAITSQKWPIALKVWLEYYSLATKAGRPISLYNNLPLLNSVPDLSKLYFSLERYLEVEAAGPVRSINLYEDTREGLQAMRRWLARQALRQPCAPRQAMRILQIWDDTNLYVGYLMRMLRRLNDGLETRASLAALPEIYQQYRTMERAKPPRLLLRGMFNFYYPADAAGLAQIYSDWHQTWGDLDHWGYVKYLNFYSTTGDVQAVKDLWARYTKLFPKASKSPLAFRSTMNVFAQLGDVAGAEHELRIMRDHYGVQPDIYIWNSLLKCYSRANDQARVFQCFEEIKKVDQPNSSTYAQVMAMAARKGDLATTLDFYNQSQKAGVQISKEMALPLVMVYCRNDRLVDAQKICTEFAQRKVTSTAVWNQLVYFNGLQGKLNTCYALLKAMKSYGVEWDHQTHEFLLRALVQANQIPAAYRFLRNARDNDIFPLGPEHFAIVMTGAVRKGQLDLAKAILSHMRSCGMTISFKAHVSLVEAAFRQTPSAPGTQTLAKDLVEHLGSMLSRNNSQTPTLSADVPPWGPPVGLGELKRQTKEIGRAIMLLVELRNFSAVERLVTGYLEVFPEFKQKNYFPPDIASALMLGYLKEGQRDQVHDLWQNTLKAVQANCTNAQGRIHPAHRYDIARPLNVVAKTYRDANDGPGLLNTVEQLTSAGFKLTSTNWNLCIQYLAEMGHWERAMDWCEEYLMPRWRGWTPGAKTPQERRDSNNTHVLVASQATVFSLQKEWLKLRKLAAWSSEVSSKLQDMERRHPMLHYAFITTDYEHLPATWALPKKKSINKAIKDMIGPLSHDELKVVRKALEKQLRVEKQRKSRRTVRSPLHVVRRSNKQGHVLTRAVKSDSENSAVVLNGEHASTREDTSRSD, from the coding sequence ATGCTGGAAAGAACAGCCGCCAGCCTGGAATCATGCAATCTTCAGCGCGTCCTCCCTAAGCCCACCCGATCCGCAAAACGATGCAGGCGGCTTCATACCGGATTTTGGCAGCATGGAGCTTCTGCAATTGAGCTAACCAGTATATGGCCTGTCCAAaccagaggcagccaaggAGTATTGGAGGCTGTTGACCCATCATCGCAACCTTTGCAAGCTGGTCTTTTGGCTTCGACATTTCTTCTCGATTTTTTGTATCCGTTTCCCAGTGGGGCATACGCCTATCTACGACGTCTGTATCCCGCATTAACACGACCGCGAAGTGAGAACCAATCCTTTGGGAcatcgagaagaagaaatttCACTTCTACCGCCGTGGCAACTGAGGTCGATACGAGTGCAGCCTTGCTGCGGTGCAGTGATAGTGTTGGCCAGAAGAGTAGCCCCATCAGAGGATACGCGTCGGGAAGCGATTCGAGTGCAACGAGCGAGATAGCGGATTCCGCAACGCAAATACCAACTACCGCCTCCGTCTCCCCTGATGAACCCGTCCGAGCGAATGGTTATTCACGAAACAGCCGTGAAGTATGCCTGGAAACACTCACAGATCACCTCAGCAGACCAGAGGACAAGATGTATAGCGATGTATGGGATCTATATTGTAGGCTAGATGACGACCACAAGCAAGGCCAGAAGGCATCGGTTGTCGCCTACCTATCCACATCCCAGGGCATTGTTGATACAGGCAGAGCCATCTCGCTCCTCCGACAAATACCTATGGAGACATGGGATGAAAAACTGCAGACTGTCGGTGTACTGTTACATCTGCAAGCCGGCGACGAGGCTGCCGCCATCGATGTTCTCAATTCTGGACTTAAAACACGTTCTTGCGCAGGGGGCTTCAAATATCTGGTGGAATATGCCATTACCAgccaaaaatggccaatCGCCCTCAAAGTCTGGCTAGAATATTACTCTCTTGCAACGAAAGCTGGCCGGCCAATTTCACTTTACAACAATCTGCCATTATTAAATTCGGTTCCTGACCTGAGCAAGCTTTACTTTTCCCTAGAGCGTTACTTGGAAGTTGAAGCAGCTGGACCAGTCAGATCGATCAACCTCTACGAAGACACTCGCGAAGGCTTGCAGGCAATGCGCCGTTGGTTAGCACGGCAAGCACTACGACAACCATGCGCCCCAAGGCAAGCAATGAGGATCCTTCAAATCTGGGATGACACGAACTTATACGTAGGCTATCTCATGCGTATGCTACGGCGCTTGAACGACGGACTTGAGACCAGAGCTAGTCTCGCCGCGTTGCCAGAGATTTATCAGCAGTACCGCACAATGGAGCGTGCAAAGCCACCACGTTTGTTGCTGCGAGGAATGTTCAATTTTTATTACCCGGCTGATGCGGCAGGACTAGCACAGATATATTCCGACTGGCATCAGACATGGGGCGACCTTGATCATTGGGGATATGTGAAATACTTGAACTTTTACTCCACGACAGGGGATGTGCAGGCCGTCAAAGATCTGTGGGCGAGGTACACGAAACTCTTTCCGAAAGCCTCCAAATCGCCTCTAGCCTTCCGAAGCACGATGAATGTCTTTGCTCAACTGGGGGATGTTGCCGGAGCTGAACACGAGCTTCGCATCATGAGGGATCACTATGGGGTTCAGCCTGACATCTACATCTGGAACTCACTTCTCAAATGTTATTCAAGGGCGAATGATCAAGCACGCGTCTTTCAATGCTTCGAAGAGATCAAGAAGGTGGACCAGCCAAACTCAAGCACCTACGCGCAGgtaatggcaatggcagccagAAAGGGGGACCTGGCGACGACGTTGGACTTCTACAATCAGTCTCAAAAGGCAGGGGTGCAGATTTCAAAGGAGATGGCCTTGCCATTGGTAATGGTTTACTGCCGCAACGACCGTTTGGTGGACGCCCAGAAGATTTGCACCGAGTTCGCCCAACGCAAGGTGACTAGTACCGCTGTCTGGAACCAACTGGTATACTTCAACGGCTTGCAAGGCAAATTGAATACCTGTTACGCTCTTCTGAAAGCCATGAAGAGCTATGGCGTGGAATGGGATCACCAAACTCACGAGTTTCTGCTACGGGCTCTGGTCCAGGCTAACCAAATCCCAGCAGCATATCGCTTTCTTCGAAATGCCAGGGACAACGACATCTTCCCTCTTGGACCGGAGCACTTTGCCATAGTCATGACTGGCGCTGTTCGTAAGGGTCAGTTAGACCTTGCCAAGGCAATTCTATCGCACATGCGGTCTTGTGGTATGACGATCTCCTTCAAAGCTCACGTATCACTTGTTGAAGCGGCATTTCGTCAAACCCCCTCAGCGCCAGGGACACAGACTTTGGCCAAAGATCTGGTTGAGCACTTGGGCTCGATGCTGAGCCGAAACAACTCTCAGACACCGACTCTGAGCGCAGACGTGCCTCCATGGGGTCCTCCTGTAGGACTAGGCGAGTTGAAGCGGCAAACCAAGGAAATTGGCCGTGCCATCATGCTACTTGTGGAACTGCGAAATTTCTCAGCCGTCGAGCGGTTGGTAACAGGCTATTTGGAAGTGTTTCCCGAATTCAAGCAGAAGAACTACTTCCCACCTGACATTGCCTCTGCCTTGATGCTTGGCTACCTCAAAGAAGGGCAACGCGACCAGGTTCATGACTTGTGGCAAAATACTCTCAAAGCCGTTCAAGCCAACTGCACGAATGCCCAAGGCAGAATTCATCCCGCCCATCGATACGATATTGCACGACCGCTCAACGTGGTTGCCAAGACGTACAGAGACGCCAATGATGGACCGGGCCTCCTCAACACAGTCGAGCAGCTCACCAGCGCAGGCTTCAAACTCACCAGCACAAACTGGAACCTCTGCATCCAGTACCTCGCCGAAATGGGTCACTGGGAACGAGCAATGGACTGGTGTGAGGAATACCTCATGCCCCGGTGGCGCGGATGGACGCCCGGCGCCAAGACCCCCCAAGAACGGCGGGACTCGAACAACACGCACGTCCTTGTGGCCTCCCAAGCTACCGTCTTCAGCCTGCAGAAGGAATGGCTCAAACTCCGCAAGCTGGCCGCCTGGTCCAGCGAAGTATCCTccaagcttcaagacatGGAACGTCGCCACCCCATGCTTCACTAtgccttcatcaccaccgacTACGAACACCTCCCTGCCACGTGGGCGCtccccaagaagaagagcatcaaTAAAGCGATAAAGGATATGATTGGACCGCTATCCCACGACGAGCTGAAAGTTGTGAGAAAGGCACTCGAGAAGCAGTTGCGGGTTGAGAAGCAACGAAAGAGCCGGAGGACAGTGCGCAGTcccctccatgtcgtcaGACGGTCAAACAAGCAAGGGCACGTTCTGACAAGGGCTGTTAAGAGCGATTCAGAGAATTCGGCTGTCGTTTTGAATGGGGAGCATGCATCAACTAGAGAGGATACATCTAGATCTGATTAA
- a CDS encoding succinate dehydrogenase (similar to Metarhizium robertsii ARSEF 23 XP_007822537.1), which translates to MPIFQDDLEPDHHRRSGQPSRPQLAPTSPVLRRLSEESLPTELCEGPVPDNLRRPTTPRIDDEAAISCRAELIERLKRGESPTWIPNRHLESIFQRRDSPTSLRSSPESPRLLPPVQITPEKPENDTQNAAQDRLQDGLSIERPRSALHSGDFTHDQAEQDRRSSNRARERVGSQLASETSWIATSPPRDFTPFNFERRIPFQSDSGGFRSVTASPLSSSLSSSFAYHPPTSPLVQSESNDELDFSMAPGSLDVPPRELNRRLSALNSITSSPFASPSPRPSMGSSRLSFGRRDGSLPWQAHQPRRSLTSTPTFALHGTSPQTPALFRARRPSFGSDSSPIQHASMVGSYEESILRGRMSTTPSKPFDFLAQIGVLGKGKCKSRLRCPPHVTLPFAAVYYSYSNTAHGRSRSDDGPSPYVGQIDLENGLPNSEEESRSKRKAHGRYMDRQTTHNPGDVMMPDSEPENDCMRMSRPKRRMGSPKAPPGGSYRIPETGQIQIIIKNQNKTAVKLFLVPYDLTGMEPGTKTFIRQRSYSAGPIIDHAPNPSETDAQSRPMLRYLVHLHICCPSKGRFYLYKSIRVVFANRVPEGKEKLRNDTTWPEPRFTAYKPIRVMHPPLNMTSGPGATLAADKAFRRRSLGITFGGASSRAFDMVDGLDSTGGGNTLPIEPIPFRLPSRDRGDSDISNSTSNPAAGLRSPDSSQASRPSTKDSARMGPWAGGPDDTSSQYEKLNRGDFGYGGLAFGSFSGNGFPGGTEGLLSQRLRSLGVNRPQPPESAEDLA; encoded by the exons ATGCCCATCTTCCAGGACGACCTCGAACCCGACCACCACCGTCGTTCTGGCCAGCCGAGCCGACCCCAGCTGGCCCCTACGTCTCCCGTCTTGAGACGACTCTCCGAAGAGAGCTTACCTACGGAGCTGTGCGAAGGGCCCGTCCCTGACAACCTCAGACGACCTACGACGCCGAGGATAGATGACGAGGCCGCCATTTCATGCCGAGCGGAGCTGATTGAGAGGCTCAAGAGGGGAGAGAGTCCGACTTGGATCCCCAACCGTCAT CTTGAATCCATCTTCCAGAGGCGTGATAGCCCTACCAGTCTCCGTTCTTCGCCCGAGTCGCCGAGATTGCTGCCTCCAGTGCAAATTACACCCGAAAAACCAGAAAATGACACGCAAAATGCTGCGCAGGACAGACTTCAAGACGGGTTGAGCATTGAAAGACCAAGGTCGGCCCTGCATAGCGGAGATTTCACACACGATCAGGCGGAACAGGACCGACGGTCGAGTAATCGAGCCCGGGAGCGAGTTGGAAGTCAGCTGGCATCAGAAACGTCATGGATTGCAACGTCGCCGCCCCGAGATTTCACTCCGTTCAACTTTGAAAGGCGGATTCCGTTCCAGAGCGACAGTGGCGGCTTTAGATCTGTCACTGCGTCACCTCTGTCGTCGTCCCTGTCGTCAAGCTTCGCCTATCATCCGCCGACAAGCCCTCTTGTGCAGTCTGAGAGCAACGACGAGCTGGACTTCTCTATGGCCCCCGGTAGCCTCGATGTGCCTCCCCGAGAGCTGAACCGAAGACTATCCGCGCTCAACTCGATTACTTCGTCACCATTTGCCTCACCCTCTCCACGACCGTCCATGGGGAGCTCTAGGTTGTCATTTGGAAGACGTGATGGttctttgccttggcagGCCCACCAGCCACGGAGGTCCTTGACTTCTACCCCGACTTTCGCTCTACATGGAACGTCTCCTCAGACGCCCGCCTTGTTCCGTGCTAGGCGCCCCTCATTTGGATCAGATTCCTCACCAATTCAACATGCATCCATGGTGGGCTCCTACGAAGAGAGTATTTTACGGGGACGAATGTCTACAACACCATCCAAACCATTTGATTTCTTGGCTCAAATTGGAGTTCTCGGCAAGGGGAAATGCAAGTCTAGACTTCGATGTCCACCGCATGTGACTCTTCCGTTTGCTGCCGTGTACTACAGCTACAGCAACACAGCACATGGCCGATCTCGCTCCGACGATGGTCCAAGTCCTTACGTCGGGCAAATCGATCTGGAGAACGGGTTGCCAAATTCGGAGGAAGAGTCAAGATCCAAGAGAAAAGCCCATGGCCGGTACATGGATCGACAAACGACACACAATCCCGGCGACGTCATGATGCCTGACTCTGAGCCCGAAAATGACTGTATGAGAATGTCCAGGCCAAAGCGTCGCATGGGATCCCCCAAGGCTCCTCCTGGCGGGAGCTATCGAATCCCGGAAACAGGTCAGATACAAATCATCATAAAAAACCAAAACAAGACTGCTGTCAAGCTGTTCTTGGTGCCATATGACCTCACAGGCATGGAACCTGGCACCAAGACTTTTATCAGGCAGCGCAGCTACTCTGCCGGACCCATCATAGACCACGCTCCCAATCCGAGTGAAACGGATGCGCAGAGTCGGCCCATGCTCAGATATCTTGTTCATTTGCATATTTGCTGCCCTTCCAAGGGCCGTTTTTATTTGTACAAAAGTATTCGCGTTGTATTTGCCAATAGGGTACCtgaagggaaagaaaagcTCCGCAACGACACGACATGGCCGGAACCTAGGTTTACAGCATACAAACCCATCAGGGTCATGCACCCACCGCTTAACATGACGTCTGGTCCAGGTGCCACGCTAGCAGCAGACAAAGCCTTCCGAAGACGAAGTCTAGGGATAACATTTGGCGGAGCCTCGTCTCGAGCATTTGACATGGTCGACGGCCTGGATTCTACCGGCGGCGGAAACACCCTTCCCATTGAACCGATTCCCTTCCGACTACCTTCTCGAGATCGAGGAGATAGCGACATCAGCAACTCAACAAGCAATCCAGCGGCTGGACTCCGCTCACCAGACTCGTCGCAAGCTAGCCGCCCATCTACCAAGGACTCAGCAAGGATGGGCCCCTGGGCTGGTGGCCCCGACGATACTAGCTCGCAGTACGAGAAACTTAATAGAGGAGATTTCGGCTATGGCGGCCTCGCATTCGGTAGCTTCTCCGGCAACGGGTTCCCTGGTGGAACTGAAGGTTTACTGTCACAGCGACTGCGTTCGCTGGGTGTGAACCGGCCGCAGCCGCCGGAATCGGCTGAGGACCTAGCTTGA
- a CDS encoding rRNA processing domain-containing protein → MAPKRPHDTEESGAEAKKAKRGFRVGPDNLPDGPWRRKVTKIKKDLIQKAKVKKEYAKIKAREQQEHNDAENSHDEAAAEDETQEKMHPTRELMLKDEEMAQAGAEASADPASDGMRRRTRRPGYYDKQLRKAEERKKESDERAQEFQRRREERERKIAERERFKKAMAKTVGRDGKKKLGRESTILLDKVKRMMEK, encoded by the exons ATGGCTCCCAAACGGCCTCATGACACAGAAGAATCCGGAGCAGAAGCCAAAAAGGCCAAGCGTGGCTTCAGAGTCGGACCAGATAACTTACCTGACGGGCCCTGGCGACGAAAAG TAACCAAAATCAAGAAAGATCTCATCCAAAAAGCCAAAGTCAAAAAAGAATATGCCAAAATAAAAGCCCGCGAGCAGCAAGAGCACAACGATGCAGAAAACTCACATGACGAGGCTGCCGCGGAGGATGAAACACAGGAGAAAATGCACCCCACGCGGGAACTCATGCTCAAGGATGAAGAGATGGCACAGGCAGGCGCGGAGGCATCTGCTGATCCTGCGAGCGATGGGATGAGGCGACGTACCAGGCGCCCCGGGTACTATGACAAGCAGCTCAGGAAGGCGGAGGAGCGGAAGAAGGAATCTGACGAGAGGGCTCAGGAGTTTCAgcggaggagggaggagagagagaggaagaTTGCGGAGCGGGAGCGGTTTAAGAAGGCTATGGCTAAGACGGTGGGGAGggatgggaagaagaagctggggaGGGAGAGTACCATATTGCTGGATaaggtgaagaggatgatggaGAAGTGA